A region of the Cannabis sativa cultivar Pink pepper isolate KNU-18-1 chromosome 3, ASM2916894v1, whole genome shotgun sequence genome:
attttaaaaattatcacaaaaaaattaaaatgaaaaattatatgaaattttcttagaaaaaaataaaaaaaaatatatacatgagttagaaaaaattatgaaaatgaaatcaaaataagtattaaaattaacataaaataatgtgaggaaaaaaatttaaaaaaatattaagagtaatttttaaaaattatttaagtttatattttttttaataataaggtgtatttataattttatggggtGCAAATATAACTACTCAAAGGAAAAACATCCCCTATTAAAATAGGTGGAGAacatttcctttattttctccCTAATTTTTGTAGGCCTCACTACTTTCtccctttttaaaatttagtgaACAATTGTATGGAAACTAATACCATATAAgacaaccactttagaaacccaaacagtaaatttagaaaaaaaaaaattaaaaaaacaatatatgaaataatttttcttaaaatatttatcttttcgTCAGCTTGATTTGGCAGTTACACTAAATTACATGAATCTACTATTTTTCTTTGAGCTATTTCACTTTATAACATATATAACTGTATCATACCATGTACATGAATCACATGAAAGTGTctatctaatttaaataataaatattgggtcctgtgttttgcaaaagttacagattagaccctgtgttttgttaaatgacaaaatggaccctgtattttctaaaatagtaaaaataggaccctgagcttaatttttgataactttttttttaatacaactaacttgaagacaatacttaatacgaacagacacaaaaaatgtaaacagttttgtcatatagcacttttagatcggattataattaaactttatttggacaaaaaatcaattcagggtcttatttgtactattttagaaaatacagggtccattttgtcatttaacaaaacacagggtccaattagtaacttttgtaaaatagagggtccaaaatagtatttacccataaATATTTAACCTTTTTGTCGGTTtaattttacaataaaattatatgaatttaccGTTTTTCTTTTAGCGGTTTTACTTTATAACCGATATGACTATCTTACATGTGTGAATTACATAAAATTTTCCattcaaaattatattttaccgTCATTTTTATCGATTTTAATTTATCTATAACCACATCATCAATCTCATCATCGGTCTTATCGAATAAACTCTATAAATATAACTTCACTTCTCAAGAAAAATATAGAGTTTAACTTTTTCCTTTCTACCTGTAAGAAATCCAAAacttcacaaaaataaaaatggtagaaaaaaGTATTCttgattttagaattttttccaTCTCCAAAAAAAGACTAATTTTGGAGCTTTAGAAATGAGTGGCATGGGAAAATAAAACAGAGCTTCTAAAATTTTCTTCAACTATCAGTCAGGTActgttatataaatttttgagtAATTCATCATTgaatttaatttgttagttatatATCTGGTCTAGTTTCTATTATATAACACTAAATCTCGTTAATAATTTTATGATTTGAAGAAGTTGCAGCTAAATCAAAGTTTTCACCAAATAATAATCGGATGTTTGTCATGTATTTATTGATATTCTTAATGTCCTATACAAACTTTATTACACACATAATTCCTCTTCTTTAAAATAATATGCTTTTATGAtactagaattttttttttctttggataatgattcacaattttttttaactttcctTGGAGCTCTACTACTAAATTTTGGTAGATTTTTTTCTGTTTCTTTGTTATTCTTAAGCGTTTTCATCTACAATAACTCGCAATCCATGCATAGCTTACAACTTCCagaaaaacataataataataataataataataataataataataataataataataataatagtggtGGTGGTAAATGTTTTTATtagagtaaatattattttgaaccCTCTATTTCGTAAAAGTTATAAATTGAACTTTctcttttgttaaatgacaaactagactctatattttttaaaattgtacaaatagaaccctgaactgattttttgtcaaaataaaacttaataataatttgatttagaaatgttatgacaaaattagTTACATTTTCCGTATctatttgttataaaaattgtcttaaagtttgttatattaaaaaattaaattattgaaaattgagcttagggtcctatttttaccattttgaaaaatataggttccattttatcattcaacaaaacagatggtctaatcgataacttttacaaaatacaggatccaaaatggtatttaccctcaTTATATTCGTTTTGCAATTTTTTCCTTCACTTGAattttttatggtatcttatttGATTAGATAGAATTAGTGTGTAATATTTGTtatactttttatttgggctcacattaatttttattgattttattaaaATGGGGTAATTCCATAAATATAGGAAAAATAAAGATAGTTTAGATAAATATGGTAAAgaaatttaataagaaaaaatatagtaattaaaataaaaacttgacATATATGGAATTGAACTaccataaaatatattaaaattctcttcatatttttttttaaaagaataaaacaaATGAAATTACAATGATCGCTGGAGTTGTAATCGGTGCCGGAAAAAGCACCGGAGTTTGCTGTCGGTGCCAAAAAAATTATCGAAGTTGCTGCTGGCGCCGAAAAAGTCATCGAAATTGGCATTATCGCCAGAAAAAATCACCGAAAAAtatcttggtgatttttccggtgacaatgccaattccgacgaaTTTTCCAGAGTTTGCTGTTGGTAccgaaaaagtcgtcggagtagctGTCAGTGTcgaaaaagtcgtcggagttgctgTCGATGCCTTAAAAGTCGTCACAATTGACATTATCGTCAGAAAAATTAtcggaaaaattaccaaaaaatcaccagaaaaattactaagaaactggtttcttggtaattttttcggTGACTATGCTAATTTCGATGAATTTTTGCTGTCGGTACCGGAAAAGTCGCCAGAGTAGCTGCCAGtgtcagaaaagtcgtcagaattggtaATGTCACCAAAAAACTCACCAAtaaaagtggtttcttcatttcttcatcaagaaattagtttcttggtattttttagcgacaatgccaattctgacaaaTTTTTCAGCGTCGGCAACAACTCCAAcaacttttccggcaccgacagcTACTTCAATGATTTTTTCGGTACCAATAGCAAACTCTGGCAACTTTTTGGGCACCAGTAACAAATAAAACtacctaaacaaataaaaatattaaatatgagatttgaaaacctaatttacatatatatgacaaatcaaatactataaaaagacctaaaaaatattatataaattggtcaaatttaaaagtgtcatatttaacataaaaactttaaaaatctcatagtaagtgtaattttctctatttaaatttgggttgattggatagtatTTTGTTGTGTTAATCCATATTATTAGTGATTAATAAATAGTTAATGGGTTTAACATCATCTATGTGTATAAAGTTGAAACAGAAGTCTTTAATGAGTAGACTCAATCTAACTAAAATTATGTAGCTAACTCTCATTAGTAACTCTATAAATGCATATTTTCTCATTACAATTGTATACTTTTGATAATTAGATGtataaaattacttttaatttagGAAGGAAAACTTAATTGATAGTATTGTACTATCAAATTACGATAATTGTTATAAATCATTCCTatacataattattatatattactattgtattttaaattatatacaaCCTAGTATCTTGTCATTATTAGTTTTTCtaacaattttttcttttaataatttaagaatGAATTTATGCATTTGAGTTAAATATGTTTAGCCTTTTCTTTTAAAACATATATTAGATTAATAAATGAATTCATTGaataacaacataaatattGGCCTTATTGAATTTTTCATTGTTCTGTTTCTGTTCTTTGTACTTTTTATTATGATCCTCTCCCTAgtattctttttaaaaaatgattCAAAATGAAAATACAGTAATAAGAACATACATCGAAAACtgataatatttaatttgaacTACAAAATTTCATTAAGAAATATCAACTATTACAAACTCTAATACACATAACACAAACACTAAAAACtatatttaatttcttttactctacaaataaataattttttttttcttttacattttcctcatattttattttcttgacACCTTATTTCTTCCCCCATTGCATTGCAGTTGCAGCTCAGACACTTCTCTTGCTCCACATGAGGAGGAAAACACGGCATCCGGCGCCATGATCAGCGGATAGAGGACAGTCTTTTAAGAAACATTTTGTAGGTATCATCCCTATCCAACATGCTAACCCGAACATAACTCGAGCTCGCGCCAAAATGCCGCCCTCCTCGTGTCAATATTTTGTGGCCTTTAAGGAAGCTTTCGCAGTCCTCAATGCCATCTTTACATCTTAGCCACGCAAAAGCTGCATATGTTAAGTATGCATTatcattaaataaatgttaattcATGCAAAATTAGTATTGGATCATTATAACACTTTTTGATTGTTTCATTACCAGGATGAGGCTGCAGGACTTTACTGTGGAAATGGCAGAAGGCAGGAGAAAACTGAGGCAAGCTAAAGATGCCTCCGCTCTTACTCACAGTCTCTCTGAGTTGTTGCCATCTCTTTTCCATGAGATGGTAACTGAACTCAAAGAAGGACTCTTCAAAATCCGAGCTGCCTGATTGCTCGCAGCTGTCTGCTACAACTTCGAGTATCTTGGCAGCTCGAATCTGGGAGTCCTTAGACACACCAATCGTGTTGAGCTCCACGAATTTGGTCATTCGTCTGGCTACCTCAGGGTCTTTCACCAGAGCCCAACTGCAAAAAACATGAGGGTAGAAAAATGAGTACCAACATGAGCATAAGAGCATATTTGGattaatgttgttgttgttctcaCCCAATTCGAATGCCAGCGTGTCCGGTGCTCTTGGAGACTGTGAACAACGATAAGTCGTTGTCAGCAGGGGAAGATATGGGGGTGTACTGGGGCCAGTAATAAGCAAGATCGTATATCATTGCTCCACCAGTCTTGTTCACGCAAGAGTGTCTCACAAACCCATCTGGGTTGTTTGGTGAAGTGATCAACTCTATGTATGGCCCCATTTCGGTGAAGTTGTTAGCATCACCTGCCCATTTATGAAGCCCTGACTTTTGGTAGTCAGTCATAGATGGGTATGACTGCAAAAACATACCATATTAAAAAGATATGTAATGGTCACTGTGGACACATATTAAAATGGTATGTGTATGTTATTGTTGCGTATGTAAGATACTACGATTCAAAGTCAATTAGAGTACATGTAATGtaaatgtaatatattttacaaaatattggaatgaaaaaggaagaaaagaaaTCATATTCTTATGTTGACTTCCTACTCTTTTAAGTGCATATTTTATGGATTGAAAAAAGTAAAAGAGAAttcaaatgaaatataatatggtTTGAGTGGACATGAATGAATGACGGTGATATTAAAAGACAAAGGAGTCAAACGATTTTAGTGAAAATTTAAAGTTGGAATTAATACATAAACAAACAAGCATAGTAGTAAGATGCCAAAGTCAAGTTTTTGGAAGTTATTAGAATAAGTTTACAATAAAGAACATAAACTAATAATACGGTCTAAAAAAATCAAGTGATAAGCCTATAATAGAGTTTATGCTAGTTAACATCATCTTTAAAGCACTAATTATATACTTAGTAAAAGTTGTTCCAAATATTAAAATCCAAACCACAAAACCGccactaaaagaaaaaaaactgtatGTATACATGAGAAGTCAATTAGTGAAAAGAATGACGCCACATAATATcacattaattaatattattatataacaaaGACAAaacgaaagaaaaaaaaagtagacaACTTTGTTAAAGCCAAAGGCATAGCATgttcattattaatttaaacaaacCATATGGTTAGTTAATTAGTACTAATTAATAATGGGATTTGACTTAGCTTGGATTTGGTAGCAAGTATTATGCAAAGTTTTTTAATCTCATTCAAAGCACtacataatattttatatgtataatatattaaaaaaaaaacacttacaGAATAGTACGGAGCAGCAGAAACGACATGGATGGGTTGAGTTGATTCTTTAGGAGAAAGAGCAAACAAAGCTGCTAAGTATAGCTGAGAAGAGCCTGTACCAACCACAACATGGCGACCTTCAGTCTCAGCATTTCCCACAATTTTGTGAAGCCGTACAACTTGTTTGGCAAACTCAGGCTCTAAAAACCAACAAATGCTCTTCAAATCTGAGAAATAGCTCATGGAATCCCATCCCCTGATCACAATTGTGGTCTTCTCACCAATTTTCTCCCAATAGTTTTCATACATTGTGGGGTCACCACTGTAACAAAGGAAAAACAAAAACGACATTGAAAAGTTTCCAAACGACTCGCT
Encoded here:
- the LOC115711631 gene encoding tryptophan aminotransferase-related protein 2; this encodes MAKIPSFFSLKHLLVLSLALNVSLIMRVVFEDERQGPLFGFSLIKPRGSSMADTEASQRTLLATSSSSSISSSAKTSIAEVEDSGEKLVNLDHGDPTMYENYWEKIGEKTTIVIRGWDSMSYFSDLKSICWFLEPEFAKQVVRLHKIVGNAETEGRHVVVGTGSSQLYLAALFALSPKESTQPIHVVSAAPYYSSYPSMTDYQKSGLHKWAGDANNFTEMGPYIELITSPNNPDGFVRHSCVNKTGGAMIYDLAYYWPQYTPISSPADNDLSLFTVSKSTGHAGIRIGWALVKDPEVARRMTKFVELNTIGVSKDSQIRAAKILEVVADSCEQSGSSDFEESFFEFSYHLMEKRWQQLRETVSKSGGIFSLPQFSPAFCHFHSKVLQPHPAFAWLRCKDGIEDCESFLKGHKILTRGGRHFGASSSYVRVSMLDRDDTYKMFLKRLSSIR